A part of Vulcanisaeta moutnovskia 768-28 genomic DNA contains:
- a CDS encoding extracellular solute-binding protein, with protein MDVLNAVLIGGKGFEPYEVLYSKISDFEHKFSIKVNILHRFSHPELNAFKDNLNSSNDIDVISSHTSFLRSYKHLYLDLIEIDPENVKILLSDLPGLLRRAVTIKEEVLIAPRFIDVSSLHYRISIFNKIDEEPPKTWDELLQVAIKIKERKINTHPYTFAARGHALVGRFMEILHSFGGKMIDRDQFAFYSQEGIEALQFLVDLHAKYKVTHPRTPDFFYDDVSQAFKSGEVAMALDWPGWDYVYRDPKQSSIWDDFSIALPPRGRGGLWVYGGSHGLSVIRWSRKKTLATTFVLFMVSPENQYFESKSQGFLPARSSVFTMLLKDSKDNYFESHRLSIYRKIIEEAYLPVKIVKWREFTEILWPILNNAIRGEIKAEDALKIAYEKVKYLEKFQVELGE; from the coding sequence ATGGATGTACTTAATGCCGTTTTAATAGGTGGCAAGGGTTTTGAACCATATGAAGTACTATACAGCAAAATATCTGATTTTGAACATAAATTCTCAATAAAGGTAAATATCTTGCATAGATTCTCCCATCCAGAACTCAATGCCTTTAAGGACAACCTTAATAGCAGTAATGATATAGATGTTATTTCTTCTCACACTAGTTTTCTTAGGTCCTATAAACATCTTTATCTAGATCTTATTGAAATAGACCCGGAAAATGTAAAGATTCTGCTAAGCGATTTACCTGGTCTACTTAGAAGAGCAGTAACCATCAAGGAAGAGGTACTTATAGCACCGAGATTTATTGATGTATCTTCGCTTCATTACCGTATATCGATATTTAACAAAATAGATGAAGAACCGCCTAAGACGTGGGATGAACTATTGCAAGTAGCTATTAAAATCAAGGAACGCAAAATTAACACGCATCCATACACCTTTGCTGCTCGTGGACATGCATTAGTTGGACGATTTATGGAGATCCTTCATTCATTTGGCGGTAAGATGATCGACCGTGATCAATTCGCGTTTTACTCTCAAGAGGGTATTGAAGCTCTTCAGTTTCTCGTTGATTTACATGCAAAATATAAAGTAACTCATCCACGAACACCTGATTTCTTTTATGATGATGTAAGCCAGGCATTTAAATCAGGTGAAGTAGCTATGGCTCTTGATTGGCCTGGCTGGGACTATGTATATAGAGATCCGAAACAATCAAGTATATGGGACGATTTTAGTATTGCTCTGCCTCCCCGAGGAAGAGGTGGCTTATGGGTTTACGGTGGTTCTCATGGACTAAGTGTGATTAGGTGGAGTAGAAAGAAGACATTGGCAACAACTTTTGTCTTATTCATGGTATCTCCGGAAAATCAATACTTTGAGAGCAAGTCGCAGGGCTTTTTACCAGCAAGGTCAAGTGTATTTACAATGCTTCTGAAGGATTCTAAGGATAATTATTTCGAGAGCCACAGACTGAGTATTTACAGGAAAATAATCGAAGAGGCTTATTTACCTGTTAAAATAGTTAAATGGAGAGAGTTTACGGAAATTCTATGGCCAATATTAAATAATGCTATAAGAGGCGAGATTAAGGCTGAAGATGCGTTAAAGATCGCGTATGAAAAAGTTAAGTATCTGGAGAAATTCCAGGTTGAACTAGGTGAGTGA
- a CDS encoding sugar ABC transporter substrate-binding protein — protein MNWKTLSIGLIVIVIVLAAVAGYLAMSVHPSKTVVTVTAPSSTSNKTITIFFFNPAPANFWYNLITQGIQTAVAQLRSLGYTVNYEEFDATTVSQQISQLEEAAALHPNIIIIGTVSDAVQGELLKLRQEGIIVILVDRDVPNQAARNLYIGTNNEIAAEKELLSFLAYLREQHVPTPWKFVLVTGLPGVETLALRTEGFEQVLQPLEQNGTVQILGVIQANQDDQAQAYATISEVVPKYGTSVTAYLDANLLTAIANVETLEAAGYKIGNGGIYILGFDAQLPTWLQLIQNGTVIMTIQQVPFTMGYWATWAGFYIYTGQLNLPANATIFSPIYTVVSCNATYSMILDHIAPPPIYLLLLAQQLTPQNPAIQAPSYYAYDCMENTGLVPAPPGLSSPWPVPAGSDQSFTATGFH, from the coding sequence ATGAACTGGAAAACCTTATCCATAGGGTTAATAGTAATAGTAATAGTACTGGCTGCAGTTGCTGGCTACTTAGCTATGTCGGTGCATCCATCTAAAACAGTTGTGACCGTTACAGCACCCTCTTCCACCAGTAATAAGACAATTACCATTTTCTTCTTCAACCCAGCCCCGGCGAACTTTTGGTACAACCTAATAACCCAAGGTATACAAACCGCCGTTGCACAACTTAGATCATTAGGTTATACAGTAAATTATGAGGAGTTTGATGCAACAACCGTGAGTCAACAAATATCCCAATTAGAGGAGGCAGCTGCATTGCATCCCAACATAATTATAATAGGCACCGTTTCAGACGCTGTACAAGGTGAACTTCTCAAGCTCCGTCAGGAGGGTATAATCGTAATTTTAGTTGACAGAGATGTGCCAAATCAAGCCGCCAGAAATCTATACATTGGAACCAATAATGAAATAGCGGCTGAAAAGGAATTATTATCATTCTTAGCTTATCTCCGTGAACAGCATGTACCTACGCCGTGGAAGTTCGTATTAGTGACTGGATTACCAGGAGTAGAAACTCTAGCATTAAGAACGGAGGGCTTTGAGCAAGTACTTCAACCATTAGAGCAAAACGGTACTGTGCAAATACTAGGAGTCATTCAGGCGAATCAGGATGACCAGGCACAGGCCTATGCTACAATAAGCGAGGTGGTACCTAAATATGGCACGTCAGTAACTGCATATTTAGATGCTAATTTACTAACGGCTATAGCGAATGTAGAGACATTAGAGGCTGCCGGATACAAGATAGGTAATGGAGGCATTTACATACTTGGATTTGATGCGCAATTACCAACATGGCTTCAGTTGATTCAAAATGGCACGGTGATAATGACAATACAGCAGGTACCATTCACCATGGGTTATTGGGCAACTTGGGCTGGATTTTACATATATACAGGGCAATTAAATCTGCCTGCCAACGCCACTATATTCTCACCGATATATACTGTAGTTTCATGTAATGCTACGTATTCAATGATCCTTGACCACATAGCACCACCACCAATATACTTATTATTACTTGCTCAACAACTTACTCCACAGAACCCCGCAATACAGGCGCCATCATACTATGCTTATGATTGCATGGAGAATACAGGATTGGTACCAGCACCGCCTGGATTAAGCTCTCCATGGCCAGTACCCGCCGGTTCGGATCAATCATTTACTGCAACAGGTTTCCACTGA